A genomic segment from Bacteroidota bacterium encodes:
- a CDS encoding T9SS type A sorting domain-containing protein — protein sequence MKKIITICLLSLMFQSLQAQYYYLPFTPAGQNPGNLNIEQETTYSGASFSGWDSVLGPNNTSAIWSSIQTLPFNFTFNGQAYNQYLVSSSGIVSFDILTALPAPGYTRSALPDAAIPDNSICIWGLNSKGFNDEVYTKTFGNSPNRQVWIQFNSFGYGNTISDASNSAFWAIVLEETSNNIYLVDMRTVGFTGAKLVSAGIQIDNSTAISVVGSPNLAALAGSGNATNDNSFYQFTEGIQPNFDLTITKINTPLFSLPGNVSITGELRNLGADTISSLKINYQINGGTVVSSVLSGLFIEPLNSQLFTHSIPWNASSSGTYSITCFATEINGANADQNPENDSLSKTVHVLSSQAQRKPLFEIFTSSTCPPCQPGNLNFHGIVDTIPPDNFVSIKYQEDFPGSGDPYATAESINRRLTYYGINSIPRMENDGGWDGNANSFTYPLYKSTRAVPAQYELWGRFSADTISKTYSAKIYYKALFDAQGTILQTAIVEKKTTANVTSNGETAFYNVLKKMLPDEQGSVLPTTIAGAIDSASITYSFNGNYRLPLNGQSSNIINHAIEHSVEQFSDLTMLCWVQSGNNKQVYQAANLLKDSYIGIYPMSKNISEIRLFPNPAVDFVRIDINLNNAEKLRIKLLDESNRLLQSKEINGTAGNFHFQFDLSNKPAGIYFVQVSDSKQNSFIRRIVKEAN from the coding sequence ATGAAGAAAATAATTACAATTTGCTTACTAAGTTTGATGTTCCAAAGTTTACAGGCTCAATATTATTATTTGCCTTTTACTCCTGCAGGACAAAATCCCGGAAATTTAAACATCGAGCAGGAAACAACTTACAGCGGCGCCTCTTTTTCAGGTTGGGATAGTGTACTTGGTCCTAACAATACGAGTGCGATTTGGAGTTCAATTCAAACACTTCCTTTTAATTTTACCTTTAACGGCCAAGCTTACAATCAATATTTAGTTTCATCTTCGGGAATTGTAAGTTTCGATATTCTTACTGCCTTACCCGCACCGGGATATACCAGATCAGCCTTGCCGGATGCTGCTATACCCGATAATTCAATTTGCATTTGGGGACTCAATAGCAAAGGGTTTAATGATGAAGTGTATACCAAAACTTTTGGAAATAGTCCGAATAGACAAGTATGGATACAATTTAATTCATTTGGTTACGGCAACACAATTTCAGATGCTTCAAACTCTGCCTTTTGGGCGATTGTGCTAGAAGAAACCAGTAACAACATTTATTTGGTAGATATGCGCACTGTTGGTTTTACCGGTGCTAAACTGGTTTCGGCAGGAATTCAGATTGATAACTCCACTGCAATTTCAGTAGTTGGTTCTCCAAATTTGGCAGCACTTGCCGGCAGTGGAAACGCTACAAATGACAATAGTTTTTATCAGTTTACCGAAGGTATACAACCCAATTTTGATCTTACCATAACCAAAATTAACACTCCACTTTTTTCGCTTCCCGGTAATGTTTCAATCACTGGTGAATTGCGCAATTTAGGTGCGGATACTATCTCTTCCTTAAAAATAAATTATCAAATAAATGGTGGAACAGTAGTGAGTTCGGTACTTTCCGGTCTTTTCATCGAACCTCTTAATTCACAACTTTTCACACATTCAATTCCCTGGAATGCTTCCAGCTCTGGAACTTATTCAATTACCTGTTTCGCCACCGAAATAAACGGAGCAAATGCTGATCAAAATCCGGAAAACGACAGTCTATCTAAAACTGTGCATGTGCTTTCGTCACAAGCACAACGCAAACCATTGTTCGAAATATTTACCAGTTCAACCTGCCCTCCATGTCAGCCCGGTAACCTTAATTTTCATGGTATAGTTGATACAATTCCACCTGATAATTTTGTGTCAATTAAATACCAGGAAGATTTTCCCGGATCGGGCGATCCTTATGCTACTGCCGAAAGTATTAACCGACGTTTAACCTACTATGGCATTAATTCAATTCCACGTATGGAAAACGATGGTGGTTGGGATGGTAATGCGAATTCATTTACATATCCTTTATATAAATCTACCCGAGCTGTTCCTGCACAATACGAGCTATGGGGAAGGTTTAGTGCTGATACGATTTCAAAAACCTATTCGGCGAAAATTTATTACAAAGCACTTTTTGATGCACAGGGAACAATATTACAAACTGCTATAGTTGAAAAGAAAACTACTGCCAATGTTACTTCTAACGGTGAGACTGCATTTTACAATGTGCTAAAAAAAATGTTGCCCGATGAGCAAGGCAGTGTGTTGCCAACCACGATTGCCGGTGCTATTGATTCGGCTAGTATTACCTATAGCTTTAATGGCAATTATCGATTGCCTTTAAACGGTCAATCTTCAAACATTATTAACCATGCTATAGAACACTCTGTTGAGCAGTTCAGCGATTTAACAATGTTATGCTGGGTGCAATCGGGCAATAACAAACAAGTTTATCAAGCTGCAAATTTGTTAAAAGACAGCTATATTGGAATTTATCCAATGAGTAAAAACATCTCTGAAATTCGACTTTTTCCGAATCCTGCTGTTGATTTTGTGAGGATCGATATCAATTTAAATAATGCTGAAAAGCTACGTATCAAATTGTTGGATGAAAGTAATCGTTTGCTTCAATCGAAAGAAATTAATGGTACTGCAGGAAATTTCCATTTTCAATTTGATTTGAGCAATAAGCCTGCTGGAATTTACTTTGTTCAAGTGAGTGACTCGAAGCAAAATTCTTTTATTCGACGCATAGTTAAAGAAGCCAACTAA
- a CDS encoding T9SS type A sorting domain-containing protein, with product MNQLPETAKTITIYNSLGELVYHQEIHKNSFTLSTADWAKGLYSCNIQSNQQTISKKFIVR from the coding sequence ATCAACCAATTACCTGAAACTGCTAAAACAATCACTATATACAATTCGTTGGGCGAGTTAGTTTACCATCAAGAAATACATAAAAACAGCTTTACCCTTTCAACTGCTGATTGGGCTAAAGGATTGTATTCATGCAACATACAAAGCAATCAACAGACTATTTCTAAAAAATTTATTGTTCGCTAA
- a CDS encoding VCBS repeat-containing protein, translating into MPFLNHGTPNQVDYKFAPEYIPRFPAIHDWALFLDYNCDGFNDIFTYSTGGFSVFKNISTPLSGLAFQLTEYIVKSHYSPSPNDFLGLYISRVDIPAFVDVDYDGDIDVLTFDINSGTEIEYHKNMSMETYGVCDSLSNFRLDGTCWGHITANTTNTVNLNIACKPAPGKAGYDTSAISKNLHIGSSLLALDKDNDHDYDILLGGISTNDLNMLTNGGDSVSAHINAQESNFPLSNVPVNITIFPAAFYMDVDNDGHKDLIATPNAGNSSENFNSNWLYKNTDTSGACNFAYQTNSFMQNQMIETGEGAYPTFFDYNSDGLKDLVIGNYGYFNISGALSTKLSLYRNIGTATVPKFDLITRDYAGLSAYNLLYAAPAFGDVDGDGDKDMMIATNNNAGSILYFENLAGAGNTANFVLSSAGLLTALGQFPSPQIIDVNRDNKPDLLIGMRNGTLSYYQNNSSGSNIQFTLVNPNLGNVNVCSYGAFVGYCTPQLVDEANGYHLYAGNQDGHIFHYTNIDNNLGGTFTLVDTLYRNLFEGDRIAPAISDINADGFYDWVIGNYSGGVTFFKGKFSAVSIAENSVTKSEMLLYPNPVSGI; encoded by the coding sequence ATGCCCTTTTTAAATCACGGTACTCCCAATCAAGTTGATTACAAATTTGCCCCGGAATATATTCCGCGATTTCCTGCAATTCACGATTGGGCTTTGTTTTTAGATTATAACTGCGATGGATTTAATGATATTTTCACTTATTCAACAGGAGGATTTTCAGTATTTAAAAACATTTCAACTCCCCTTTCTGGATTGGCATTTCAATTAACTGAATACATTGTAAAATCGCATTATTCACCTTCACCAAACGATTTCTTAGGATTGTACATTAGCCGCGTTGATATACCTGCTTTTGTTGATGTTGATTACGATGGCGATATCGATGTACTTACTTTTGACATTAACAGTGGAACCGAAATTGAATATCACAAAAACATGAGTATGGAAACTTATGGAGTTTGTGATAGCTTGTCGAACTTCCGACTTGATGGTACCTGCTGGGGACACATCACTGCCAATACTACCAATACTGTAAACCTCAATATAGCCTGTAAACCTGCTCCCGGAAAGGCAGGTTACGATACCTCTGCCATTTCTAAAAATTTACATATTGGAAGTTCATTATTAGCACTTGATAAGGACAACGACCATGATTACGATATTTTATTAGGAGGAATTAGTACGAACGATTTAAATATGTTAACCAATGGAGGTGATAGTGTTTCAGCACATATTAATGCACAAGAAAGTAATTTTCCATTGTCGAATGTGCCTGTAAATATTACCATTTTTCCGGCTGCTTTTTATATGGATGTGGATAATGATGGACACAAGGATTTAATTGCAACACCAAATGCAGGCAACTCATCCGAAAATTTTAACAGCAATTGGTTGTACAAAAATACTGATACATCAGGAGCATGTAATTTTGCTTACCAAACAAATAGTTTCATGCAAAATCAAATGATTGAAACCGGTGAAGGTGCTTATCCTACCTTTTTTGATTACAATAGCGATGGTTTGAAAGATTTGGTAATTGGGAATTATGGGTATTTTAATATTAGTGGCGCGCTTAGCACCAAACTGAGTCTGTATCGAAATATTGGAACGGCTACTGTTCCTAAGTTTGATTTAATAACACGTGATTATGCCGGACTTTCGGCGTATAATTTATTGTATGCAGCCCCTGCTTTTGGCGATGTTGATGGAGATGGAGACAAAGACATGATGATTGCTACCAACAATAATGCAGGTAGTATACTTTACTTTGAAAACCTTGCCGGAGCCGGAAATACAGCAAATTTTGTTCTATCTTCTGCAGGATTATTGACTGCACTTGGCCAGTTTCCTTCGCCTCAAATTATAGATGTAAATCGCGACAATAAACCCGATTTGCTGATTGGAATGCGCAATGGAACACTTAGCTATTATCAAAATAACTCAAGTGGCAGCAACATTCAATTTACTTTGGTTAATCCAAATTTAGGAAATGTAAATGTTTGCAGTTATGGTGCCTTTGTTGGATACTGCACTCCACAATTAGTGGATGAAGCAAACGGGTATCATTTATATGCCGGTAATCAGGATGGTCACATTTTTCACTACACAAATATTGATAATAACCTTGGTGGGACATTTACACTAGTTGATACGTTGTACCGCAACCTCTTTGAAGGCGATCGAATTGCTCCTGCTATTTCAGATATAAATGCAGATGGATTCTATGATTGGGTAATTGGAAATTATTCAGGAGGTGTAACTTTTTTTAAGGGCAAATTTTCTGCTGTTAGTATTGCTGAAAACTCAGTAACTAAAAGTGAAATGCTACTTTATCCGAATCCAGTTTCGGGAATTTAA
- a CDS encoding twin-arginine translocase TatA/TatE family subunit → MTLLFLNMGGGEVVLIVLVVLLFFGSKNIPSLARGLGRAMREFQEASDGIKREIEQTAKPVKTNLDQLHDEWNSTIDTVKKEVEQSTDISEKETKN, encoded by the coding sequence ATGACATTGTTGTTTTTAAATATGGGTGGAGGAGAAGTAGTACTAATCGTATTGGTAGTATTGCTTTTTTTTGGATCTAAGAATATCCCTAGTCTAGCCCGTGGATTAGGTAGAGCAATGCGCGAATTTCAAGAAGCTTCGGATGGAATTAAACGAGAAATTGAACAGACCGCCAAACCTGTAAAGACTAATCTCGACCAATTGCACGATGAATGGAACAGTACTATAGATACTGTGAAAAAGGAAGTTGAACAGTCGACCGATATTTCTGAAAAGGAAACGAAAAACTAA
- a CDS encoding OmpA family protein: MKVFKIFTSISLVVALSFTANAQKGASKDADKAFDSFEYYKAIDLYKKASTKEKSKANKAEILYKTAECYRLTGDNKQAEVFYAKAIKAKYADPLAQLRLADAIKANGRYNDAIIEYDKYKALAPSDPRGDMGSKSSAEAQKWKDAPTRFQVNNLAQINSGSSDFAPTYIDRKYSTIYFTSMREGSTGNATDNTIGQSFSDVYEVKVDKKGKWSTPTPIDKTINSQYNEGASIVNKKGTKIYFTRCDVVKKKFMGCKIMMADKMGTAWGTPQDIVLTTDTFTVGHPAINVDETKLYFSSDMPGGMGGKDLWVSTYDKGARKWSEPVNMGGKINTEGDEMYPFIRDNGDLYYASNGLAGMGGLDIFMCAKNGENFGTPENMKYPINSPADDFGLIYEAKSNRGYLSSAREGGKGADDIWSFTMPPLVYSVMGKVLDVDTKEPIVGAVVKLIGSDGSSVEQTTDAKGAYNFDATPDGKRYVTQNVSYTLSSVMDQYLGDKGTFTTVGSEVATAFTKDLLLKSIKKGPIRLPDILYDLSKWDLKPQYQDSLNGLIKTLEDNPNITIELGSHTDTRDNNKNNAILSQKRAQSVVDYLVSKGIAADRLTAKGYGEDRPLIKDAEIAKLKSTEEKEAAHQKNRRSEFKVLRNDYVPKVDPNAPKVAPKVMDASGEEEEKDGE; encoded by the coding sequence ATGAAAGTTTTTAAAATCTTTACAAGTATTTCTTTGGTTGTCGCATTATCATTCACTGCGAATGCTCAAAAAGGTGCATCAAAAGATGCCGACAAGGCCTTTGACAGTTTTGAGTATTACAAAGCGATTGACCTATACAAAAAAGCCTCTACAAAAGAGAAAAGCAAGGCAAACAAAGCTGAGATTTTATATAAAACTGCTGAATGTTATCGTTTGACAGGTGATAATAAACAAGCAGAAGTATTTTACGCAAAAGCCATTAAGGCGAAATATGCAGATCCTTTGGCGCAGTTGCGTTTGGCTGATGCTATTAAAGCCAATGGCCGTTACAATGATGCCATTATTGAATATGACAAATATAAAGCGTTGGCTCCCAGCGATCCTAGAGGTGATATGGGTTCTAAATCTAGCGCTGAAGCTCAGAAATGGAAAGATGCTCCAACTCGCTTTCAGGTAAATAACTTGGCTCAAATAAATTCAGGTTCTAGTGATTTTGCTCCAACTTATATCGATCGCAAATACAGCACAATTTATTTTACTTCCATGCGTGAAGGATCAACCGGTAATGCTACTGACAATACAATTGGTCAAAGCTTTAGCGATGTGTATGAAGTAAAAGTTGATAAAAAAGGTAAATGGAGTACTCCTACACCAATTGATAAAACAATCAATTCACAATACAATGAAGGTGCTTCTATCGTTAATAAAAAGGGAACCAAAATTTATTTCACCCGTTGCGATGTTGTAAAGAAAAAATTTATGGGCTGTAAAATTATGATGGCCGATAAAATGGGAACGGCTTGGGGAACTCCGCAAGATATTGTGTTAACTACCGATACATTTACAGTTGGTCACCCGGCAATTAATGTTGACGAAACAAAATTATATTTTTCATCCGACATGCCAGGCGGTATGGGAGGTAAAGATCTTTGGGTTTCTACCTACGATAAAGGCGCTCGTAAATGGAGTGAGCCTGTTAACATGGGTGGAAAAATTAACACCGAAGGCGATGAAATGTATCCATTTATTCGCGATAACGGAGATTTATACTACGCCTCAAATGGTTTAGCCGGAATGGGCGGTTTAGATATTTTTATGTGTGCAAAGAATGGAGAAAATTTCGGTACACCTGAAAACATGAAATATCCAATTAACTCACCTGCTGATGACTTTGGTTTAATTTACGAAGCAAAATCAAACAGAGGATATCTTTCTTCAGCTCGTGAAGGTGGAAAAGGTGCTGACGATATTTGGTCATTTACCATGCCTCCATTGGTTTACAGTGTAATGGGTAAGGTATTGGATGTGGATACCAAAGAACCAATTGTAGGTGCTGTTGTTAAATTAATTGGTAGCGATGGATCAAGTGTTGAGCAAACAACGGATGCTAAAGGAGCCTATAATTTTGATGCAACTCCTGATGGAAAGCGTTATGTAACTCAAAATGTTTCCTATACTCTAAGTTCAGTAATGGATCAATATTTAGGTGATAAAGGAACATTTACCACCGTTGGATCTGAAGTAGCTACTGCATTTACTAAGGACTTATTATTAAAATCAATCAAAAAGGGTCCAATTCGTTTACCGGATATTTTATATGATTTGTCAAAATGGGATTTGAAACCTCAGTACCAAGATTCATTAAATGGTTTGATTAAAACTTTAGAGGATAATCCAAACATTACAATCGAATTGGGTTCTCATACCGATACTCGTGATAACAATAAGAACAACGCTATACTATCTCAAAAGCGTGCTCAATCGGTTGTTGATTACTTAGTTTCTAAAGGTATTGCAGCAGATCGTTTAACAGCAAAAGGTTACGGTGAAGATCGTCCTTTGATTAAAGATGCTGAGATTGCTAAATTAAAATCAACCGAAGAAAAAGAAGCAGCTCACCAAAAGAACCGTCGTTCGGAATTTAAAGTATTGCGTAACGATTATGTTCCAAAAGTAGATCCTAATGCACCGAAAGTAGCTCCAAAAGTAATGGATGCTAGTGGTGAAGAAGAAGAAAAAGACGGCGAGTAA
- a CDS encoding phosphoribosylformylglycinamidine cyclo-ligase, which translates to MQDSRYNQRGVSASKEDVHTAIKNTDKGIFPKAFCKIVPDFLSGDENYCVVMHADGAGTKSSLAYMYWKETGDLSVWKGIAQDAIVMNTDDLLCVGAIDNILLSSTIGRNKNLIPGEVISALISGTEEILAQLRSYGIGIHSTGGETADVGDLVRTIIVDSTVVCRMKRNDVISNDTIQAGDVIVGLASYGKAIYESEYNGGMGSNGLTSARHDVFSNYYAAKYSESFDTAIPSELVYSGKCKLTDKINTEEGEVSAGKLVLSPTRTYAPVIKAILEKYRKNIHGLVHCSGGGQTKVLHFIDKLHIIKNNLFPIPPLFKLIQEQSQTPFAEMYKVFNMGHRMEIYVNPDLAEELISISKSFGVDAQIIGRVEASATKKLTIDSEFGMFEYA; encoded by the coding sequence ATGCAAGATAGCAGATATAATCAGCGAGGTGTTTCGGCTTCAAAAGAAGATGTGCACACAGCTATAAAAAATACCGATAAAGGAATATTCCCAAAAGCCTTTTGCAAAATAGTTCCTGACTTTTTGAGCGGCGACGAAAATTATTGTGTGGTAATGCATGCCGATGGGGCAGGTACCAAATCGTCGTTAGCTTACATGTATTGGAAGGAAACAGGAGATTTAAGCGTATGGAAGGGAATTGCACAAGATGCGATTGTAATGAATACCGATGATTTGTTGTGTGTGGGAGCTATCGATAATATACTGCTATCGTCAACTATTGGAAGAAATAAAAATCTGATTCCCGGAGAGGTAATCTCCGCACTTATTAGCGGAACTGAGGAAATACTTGCGCAGCTGCGTAGCTATGGGATTGGTATACACAGCACAGGTGGCGAAACTGCCGATGTAGGCGACTTAGTGCGCACCATCATAGTAGATTCAACCGTTGTTTGCCGCATGAAACGTAACGATGTAATTTCTAATGATACCATACAAGCCGGCGATGTTATTGTAGGTTTAGCCAGCTATGGTAAAGCAATTTATGAAAGCGAATACAACGGCGGAATGGGAAGCAACGGCTTAACAAGTGCCCGACACGATGTGTTTAGTAATTATTATGCTGCAAAGTATTCAGAAAGTTTCGATACGGCTATTCCTTCTGAATTGGTTTATTCAGGCAAGTGTAAATTAACCGATAAAATTAACACAGAAGAAGGTGAAGTTTCGGCCGGTAAATTGGTATTATCGCCTACTCGTACCTATGCGCCGGTGATAAAAGCGATACTTGAAAAATACCGCAAAAACATTCATGGTTTGGTGCATTGCAGCGGTGGTGGTCAAACCAAAGTATTGCACTTTATTGATAAATTACACATCATTAAAAATAACCTTTTCCCAATACCTCCCTTATTTAAGCTCATTCAGGAACAATCGCAAACTCCTTTTGCCGAAATGTACAAAGTGTTTAACATGGGTCATCGTATGGAAATATATGTAAATCCTGATTTAGCAGAGGAACTCATTTCTATTTCTAAATCCTTTGGAGTAGATGCGCAAATTATTGGTCGAGTTGAAGCATCGGCAACAAAAAAACTCACTATTGATAGTGAGTTTGGGATGTTTGAGTATGCTTAA
- a CDS encoding putative DNA binding domain-containing protein — translation MTEKNDLLNKIISGIETTLSSGQFQDYEAPIVELKDLSSGNEWTSLKETICAYLNTNGGYVICGIRERNKQYSFPGFDRNNEGNLIELRSRFFKNDNDVLPDLSENIDFDYRNVLGKTLAIVTVRPLSEDLKYLKFDGVYYERVLTQDKVIPQTKLIQHREYKAELEYSKEISPVAKATLDDLDIDKINQFIIKINATGKKETVKKDLQDASDFLRRRYCINTEGAVTVLGLLLFGKEPFQYLEYRAEVDCYFETGNDIGRDKRISQNDVINLMDDAFSFVWGHIKVGRSYIGGGRSEPEFPEKLVREVVNNAFAHRDYIANKFITIKINPGESIEIKNPGGFKQKMLITDTSTNSEIRRIISGVPETKNPKLANVLKHLIKLKVKE, via the coding sequence ATGACAGAGAAAAACGACTTGCTGAATAAAATTATTTCAGGAATTGAAACCACTCTTTCAAGTGGACAATTTCAAGACTATGAAGCCCCAATTGTTGAGCTTAAAGACCTCTCATCTGGCAATGAATGGACTTCACTAAAGGAAACTATATGTGCCTACCTAAACACAAATGGCGGTTACGTAATTTGTGGTATCAGAGAACGAAACAAACAGTACAGTTTCCCCGGCTTTGACAGAAATAATGAAGGGAATCTTATCGAACTCAGGAGTAGGTTTTTCAAGAATGACAATGATGTATTGCCCGACTTATCTGAAAACATAGATTTTGATTATAGAAATGTTTTAGGAAAGACATTAGCGATTGTTACAGTTCGTCCATTAAGTGAAGACCTAAAGTATTTGAAATTTGACGGAGTTTATTACGAGCGTGTTTTAACACAAGATAAGGTAATTCCTCAGACAAAACTTATTCAACATAGAGAATACAAAGCTGAGTTAGAGTATTCAAAAGAAATTAGTCCCGTTGCTAAGGCAACTTTGGATGATTTGGATATTGACAAAATCAATCAATTCATTATTAAGATAAATGCTACTGGCAAAAAAGAAACTGTTAAGAAAGACCTTCAAGATGCGTCAGACTTTTTGAGAAGACGCTACTGTATAAATACTGAAGGTGCTGTAACTGTTCTTGGGCTTCTACTTTTTGGTAAAGAGCCATTCCAATATCTTGAATACAGGGCGGAGGTTGACTGCTATTTTGAAACAGGAAATGACATTGGGAGAGACAAAAGGATTTCCCAAAACGATGTAATTAACTTAATGGACGATGCCTTCTCATTCGTTTGGGGACATATTAAAGTTGGTAGAAGCTACATTGGTGGTGGAAGAAGTGAGCCAGAGTTTCCTGAAAAATTAGTCCGCGAAGTGGTAAACAATGCTTTTGCACATAGAGACTATATTGCAAATAAATTCATCACTATAAAAATTAATCCTGGAGAAAGTATTGAAATCAAAAATCCTGGTGGTTTTAAGCAAAAGATGCTTATTACAGACACTTCAACAAATAGTGAAATAAGAAGAATTATATCGGGAGTTCCAGAGACAAAAAATCCAAAACTTGCAAATGTTTTAAAGCATTTGATAAAATTGAAAGTCAAGGAATAG
- a CDS encoding DegT/DnrJ/EryC1/StrS family aminotransferase, producing the protein MENKAVAEKRNIAISLPTTGQEEWEALKGPIFSGWLTQGPRVAEMEKIFAERHQVKHAIAVSNCTTALHLALVALGIKEGDEVLVPAFTWVSTANAIMYCGATPVFVDVNPVTFNVDPADVAKKLTPKSKAIIPVHLFGLCADIDEIKRIAPKLKIVEDGACAAGAGYKNRPAGSLGDIGCFSFHPRKSVTTGEGGMLTTNDDALAEKLNMLRNHGASISEEQRHKGPKPYILPEFDMVGYNYRMTDLQGAVGVVQLKKLDQYIDERQAWAEYYSKELASINWLRTPQVASDYKHGWQSFVLMIDEKTSPIKRNDLMELLQQKGIATRPGTHAVHMLNFYANTFSIKPNDFPGAYACNEYSMSIPLHNRMVKEDYEYIVAALKVIK; encoded by the coding sequence ATGGAAAATAAAGCAGTTGCCGAAAAAAGAAACATTGCCATCTCATTACCAACGACCGGTCAAGAAGAATGGGAAGCCTTAAAAGGACCCATATTTAGCGGTTGGTTAACACAAGGACCGCGAGTGGCCGAAATGGAAAAAATATTTGCCGAACGTCATCAGGTTAAACATGCCATAGCCGTGAGCAATTGTACCACAGCTTTGCATTTAGCCTTGGTAGCTTTGGGAATAAAAGAAGGCGATGAAGTGCTTGTTCCTGCATTTACTTGGGTAAGTACTGCCAATGCTATTATGTATTGTGGTGCAACTCCCGTATTTGTGGATGTAAATCCGGTAACCTTTAATGTGGATCCTGCTGATGTTGCTAAAAAATTGACTCCTAAAAGTAAGGCCATTATTCCGGTTCACTTGTTTGGATTATGTGCCGATATCGATGAAATAAAACGTATTGCTCCAAAATTAAAAATTGTAGAAGATGGCGCTTGTGCTGCCGGAGCCGGATACAAAAACCGACCGGCAGGAAGCTTGGGCGACATAGGTTGCTTTTCGTTTCATCCGCGCAAATCGGTAACAACAGGCGAAGGAGGTATGCTTACAACAAACGATGATGCTTTGGCTGAAAAACTAAATATGTTACGCAACCACGGAGCCAGTATCAGCGAAGAACAACGCCACAAAGGTCCTAAACCATACATATTGCCGGAGTTTGATATGGTTGGCTACAATTACCGTATGACCGATTTACAAGGAGCCGTTGGTGTTGTTCAACTTAAAAAACTAGACCAATACATTGACGAACGTCAAGCTTGGGCCGAATATTATAGCAAGGAATTAGCCTCTATTAACTGGTTACGCACCCCACAAGTTGCTAGCGATTATAAGCATGGCTGGCAATCGTTTGTGTTGATGATTGACGAGAAAACTTCCCCTATTAAACGCAATGATTTAATGGAATTGCTTCAACAAAAAGGTATTGCTACACGCCCAGGTACTCACGCTGTGCACATGTTGAACTTTTATGCAAATACCTTTTCAATTAAACCAAACGATTTTCCGGGAGCCTACGCTTGCAACGAATATTCAATGAGTATTCCCTTGCATAATCGTATGGTAAAAGAAGATTACGAATACATTGTTGCGGCTTTAAAAGTGATAAAATAA